AAAGACCTGATTGAACTTGTTAAAATTTCCAGGATAAAAAGTAATAAAAAGCTTCCCGAGGAAGTATTGACTCGGGATGAAGTTCAAGCTCTTCTAGATAACTGCAATCATCCAAGAAACTCAGCTTTAATTGCATTGATGTATGATTCGGGTTGCAGGGTTGGCGAATTACATGATATGAGAATAAAAGACGTAATCTTTGATGATAATGGTGCAGTTGTTACTTTTCCAACCGGTAAAACAGGCTGGCGTAAAAATAGAGTGGTTTTTGCTGCTTCTTATCTAAGGGTATGGTTAGATCATCATGAACACAAAGCCAATCCGGAAAATCCACTATGGTATACATTCAAACGAGACTATAAAGGGAAAAAGGAAATACAGCCTCTGAAAGCAAGTGCTGTTAGAAAAATGATCAAAGAAACTGCTGAAAGAGCAGGCATTCAAAAGAGAGTACATCCTCACCTATTCAGACATACCAGAGCAACCGAACTTGCAAATCATTTAACTGAACAGCAACTGAAAAAACAGTTTGGGTGGACACAGGCTTCCAACATGGCTGCCCAGTATGTTCACCTAACAGACAAAGATGTGGATAATGCAATATTGAAAGCATCCGGGGTTGAAGTTATTGAAAAAGAAAATGAAAGAGAACTTAAGCCAGTAAGATGTGAGAGATGTAAAGATCTAAATCCTCCCGGCACCAGTTTTTGTAATAAATGTGGATACCCAATGGCTGAAGAAGCATCCATAGAACCAACTACAGTACTTGCAGAAGCCATGGAAAATCCTGAGTTTAGAAATGAAGTTACTAAAATGCTGGCTGATATGTTTGAAAAGAGTAAAAAATAGTTAAAAAAATATCCCAAAACTATTCATGGACTCAGAGTAAGTTCAGGGATATTTTTCACATCTGTAAGTTACAATGGCTGTGTTAGTCATCTCCATATAACTTGAGAAAAGCCTGAGCCATTGCTCTTTCAATGGGTACACCCGTTTCTGCCAGAATTTCAATAGTTTCTCTATTTTTGTTACAATATTCAGAAAATTTTGCTTTGTCAGTAGGCTGATTAGATTCCATATTTTCCTCACAGAATTCTATTTTCAGAAACTATTCACAACAGTTCTTTATATCATAACAAAAATTCATCCAGTCTTTCAATCACTCAAGTCTTTCAATCATTCAGCCATTCAACAATTCAAATCTTCAAGTTATTCAAAAGACACTGTATATTTAAACTTGAATATCAAATATTTTTACAGACTTATTAAATCACCATACTTAGAAATTATTTAATTTATATTAAAAGTTACGTTCAATAAAGAATTATAGTTGTTTATTATTAATAATATACAATATTTGATGCTAAAATTGTATTATAGTGTTTAATATTAGTTTATATGTTTTTTGTAACAAATAATTGGTTTAAAATAAAAATAATATTCTTAAATAGCTTTAAAAATAATATTTATAAATTTAATGGATTCCATTGGAAAATGCATCCTATACAGTCAATAAAAACAATTTTCAAAATTTAATTTTGTTTTTTTAGTGAAATATAATATAGTTCAACAAATCTGCTTTTAGATTGAACTTGATATATTTCAACTCTGTATATTCAATTTATAATATGGATTTAATACACTTCAAGCATGATATAAGCAATTATTTTGAGAAACTATGTCCGATATAAGAATCCTAAAACACTTCAGTAATCAGTTTTAACTGAATTTAATATTAAAGTCAATCTTTTAGAAAAAACACTACAACTTTCAAATTAAAATCCAATGTTTCCCCTATTTAAAGCTCATGGTTGGATTTTTAGACTATAACCCATAGTTAACTATGGAGTTGATAATAAAATTTCAATAGAAGTTATTTTGAAGCTTTTTAAGAGAACTTGTTTCAAAAATATAAATTATAACTTCCCTGAATCATAGTTTTGGGATGGATAGTGAATGGAGTTTAGGATCCCTGTGATGTCACCGGAGTGGTCTTTCACATAAGTGAAAGTGGGGTTCAGAAAACCGCCATGAAAGAATTAATGTAGTCTTTAAAGAACTACTAGACTTTGTATATTTCATTTTATGTTGGAAAAATGTATCAAGGCTTTAAATATGGACATCATTGTATTTCACTCATATCCAGCTTTTCAACATATTTATCTATTTCTTTGTTGTCAGCTACGTTGTTTAAGTCTTTCATGATTTTCTCTACATAATTTTTTATGTCGTTTCTTTTTTCAATTCTTGCTATTTCAAAGACATTTTCTTCTATTGAGGCTTCAATTGTCACTAGATAGCATGAATAATAAGGCTCATTGCCTTTCTGAACTTCTAATAGAACATCAGATATGTAATTTCCCCACATCGAATAATGATCAGTTTCTTCCCCACAGGAAAACCAATTGTCCATTTCGCCAGTTAATCTTACTTTGTCATCATCTTTAATCTTAGATCCCATAATTATCTAAAAATATTATGGATTAACTTTCATAAAAAGTTTCTTAATATAGCTCTGTAGAATTTCTTATTAAAATTCACTTGAATCAATAGCAACAATGTGTTATCTCAAAGAAAACTGAAAGTCGATCTAATATAGACTCTCTATGTAGTTTATACTCAGTTTCGTTGAAACTTTGTTTCAACTCAAGTCTTAAAGAAGTATTACGAAGGTGAGCAAACAAATCTGGATCATCATTCATGTTGTGAAATCTAAAATTATGATTCTGTGAAATAAATTATCCGAACAATAATTATTAAGGAGTTATATATTTCTGTATTACGCATTAACATCTTGCATTTGACCTCTTTTTACCTGATTTCTAAATAAAATATATGAGATTTTACAGCAAGATAGTGACGCTGTCGACTAATATCAACTGAACATTTAAATCCGAGATATAGGTACATTTAAAATATTATTAGTTATATAACTAGATTGTTAAATAAATAGCCATGTGGGGAAATAACGTGCTAAATATCAAAAAAGAACTAATTAGTAATATCGAAAAAGAATTGTACGTTAAAGTGTTTCTAAATGAAGGAGTCATGGTTGAAGGTTACGTATCAAACTTTGATGATGATATGATCCTATTGAAAAATAAAAATGTTATTTCAGGTATATCTCTAAGTTCAATACATTCATGGCAAGTCTATAATGATAAAGAGCAAAAAAATACACCACTTAAAGAAACTATATCTGATGAAGGCCAAAAAGAAAACTACAACAAGATAAAGCTACAAGAGCCTTTTATTGATACATATAAAAAGCTATATTTATTCAAAGAATCAAACGATTCTATCCTTTTTAGAATGAATCCATATGAGCCTATATCTAAAGTACCAGATTTCTTGAA
Above is a genomic segment from Methanosalsum zhilinae DSM 4017 containing:
- a CDS encoding site-specific integrase, whose translation is MGIKNLEEFARKYGQDYELFYDYLIMNGLSRNSIQSKMLAFKILKSITAGIDLSNLTEKDILKIRTNIVKRYPQEQTQAMLQIVLRQWLDCSEQKDLIELVKISRIKSNKKLPEEVLTRDEVQALLDNCNHPRNSALIALMYDSGCRVGELHDMRIKDVIFDDNGAVVTFPTGKTGWRKNRVVFAASYLRVWLDHHEHKANPENPLWYTFKRDYKGKKEIQPLKASAVRKMIKETAERAGIQKRVHPHLFRHTRATELANHLTEQQLKKQFGWTQASNMAAQYVHLTDKDVDNAILKASGVEVIEKENERELKPVRCERCKDLNPPGTSFCNKCGYPMAEEASIEPTTVLAEAMENPEFRNEVTKMLADMFEKSKK